Within the Acidipropionibacterium acidipropionici genome, the region CAACGTCCTGGGGTTGCCGAAGGACCAGGCGCGGGCCGAGGCGGCCGACCTGCTCGAACGAGTCGGGCTCACCGATCATGCCGATCACAAGCCCCATCAGCTCTCGGGCGGGCAGCAGCAGCGTGCCGCGATAGCCCGGGCGCTGGCGATGCGGCCCCGTCTGCTGCTCTTCGACGAGCCCACCTCGGCCCTCGATCCGGAGATGGTCGGCGGCGTCCTGGACGTCATCCGCGAGGTGGCCGATTCCCACGCGATCACCATGCTCCTGGTGACCCACGAGATGCGCTTCGCATCCGAGATCTCCGACCGTGTGGTGATGTTCGATTCCGGCACGGTGGTGGAGCAGGGGAGCCCGGACCAGGTGTTCGGCAACCCCACCAATGAGCGCACCCGGCGCTTCCTCAGCGCCCTGTCCTGAGGAGTCGGGACGGAACGTGCACGCCGGCTCCAGGATGTGACACGTCCTTCCGAGGGGCGGGACGGCTCCTAACGTCGTGGTCATGCAAGACATGGCACCGGTGGGCCGGGAGATTACGTAGCGCGTTGTCGGCGCCTGATGGCGCGGGCAACGCGATGCGTCCTCTCCCCGATGGATCCGGGGTCCAGATCCCCGTCCTCCCAACGCCACCCGGAAGCCGGTCCTCATGT harbors:
- a CDS encoding amino acid ABC transporter ATP-binding protein; the protein is MIEFRAVHKAWGANTVLDGLDFKVSHGEKVTIIGPSGSGKTTILRILMTLETPDSGAVLVDGQTLWPVQGSRRGGGRAQDAIRREIGMVFQHFNLFPHLSVVDNIIEAPINVLGLPKDQARAEAADLLERVGLTDHADHKPHQLSGGQQQRAAIARALAMRPRLLLFDEPTSALDPEMVGGVLDVIREVADSHAITMLLVTHEMRFASEISDRVVMFDSGTVVEQGSPDQVFGNPTNERTRRFLSALS